One segment of Mus caroli chromosome 6, CAROLI_EIJ_v1.1, whole genome shotgun sequence DNA contains the following:
- the Art4 gene encoding ecto-ADP-ribosyltransferase 4, giving the protein MARWLPGGQLTLLLLLWVQQTPAGSTEAPLKVDVDLTPDSFDDQYQGCSKQMVEELNQGDYFIKEVDTHKYYSRAWQKAHLTWLNQAKALPESMTPVHAVAIVVFTLNLNVSSDLAKAMTRAAGSPGQYSQSFHFKYLHYYLTSAIQLLRKDSSTKNGSLCYKVYHGMKDVNIGANVGSTIRFGQFLSASLLKEETQVSGNQTLFTIFTCLGASVKDFSLRKEVLIPPYELFEVESKSSSPKGDLINLRSAGNMSTYNCQLLKACSKKCAPAPVVIGCLFLVTVVISSKSREQRNLLAPF; this is encoded by the exons ATGGCACGGTGGCTTCCAGGAGGGCAGCTCACCCTGCTGCTACTGCTCTGGGTCCAGCAGACACCCGCGGGGAGCACTGAG GCTCCTCTTAAGGTCGACGTGGACTTGACACCTGATTCCTTTGATGATCAATACCAAGGCTGTAGCAAACAGATGGTGGAGGAGCTAAATCAAGGAGACTATTTCATAAAGGAAGTAGACACTCATAAGTATTACTCCAGAGCATGGCAAAAAGCCCACCTAACCTGGCTGAACCAGGCAAAGGCCCTCCCGGAGAGCATGACCCCGGTGCATGCTGTGGCCATTGTGGTTTTCACCCTGAATCTCAATGTGAGCTCTGACTTGGCCAAGGCCATGACCAGGGCTGCGGGATCTCCTGGGCAGTACAGTCAGTCATTCCACTTCAAGTACCTGCACTACTACCTCACCTCAGCCATCCAGCTGCTGAGGAAAGACAGCTCCACAAAGAATGGCAGTCTGTGTTACAAGGTATACCACGGGATGAAGGATGTGAACATTGGAGCCAACGTAGGTTCCACCATTCGATTCGGCCagttcctctctgcctccctgctaaAGGAAGAGACACAGGTGTCTGGAAACCAAACCCTGTTTACCATTTTCACCTGTCTGGGTGCCTCTGTGAAAGACTTCTCTCTCAGGAAGGAAGTCTTGATCCCCCCCTATGAGTTATTTGAAGTTGAAAGTAAGAGCAGCAGCCCCAAAGGAGATTTGATAAACTTGCGGTCTGCTGGGAACATGAGCACGTATAACTGCCAGCTGCTAAAAG CTTGCAGCAAGAAGTGCGCCCCTGCTCCAGTGGTTATCGGCTGCCTCTTTTTGGTCACTGTTGTTATCTCGTccaaaagcagagagcaaaggaaTCTACTGGCTCCTTTTTAA